A region of Tissierellales bacterium DNA encodes the following proteins:
- a CDS encoding PAS domain-containing protein, translating to MNKEINPILKNLIPFVEGLANTIGKNCEVVLHDLEHPQKSIVAISNGHVTDRKVGGPMTEMGLKAIRNKEYEQGLIKYKTITNHGRTLKSSTFFIKDLEGKVIGCLCINMDITELLLVKNIIDDMAITVEPQIESPQADETYGSNINDILYNVVERVIAEFGKPIAYLNKEEKVQIVKQLDEKGMFLIKGAVDYIAEILCVSRYTIYNYLDEIRDEKY from the coding sequence CGGAAAGAATTGTGAAGTGGTACTTCATGACTTAGAACATCCACAAAAGTCTATAGTAGCTATTTCAAATGGTCATGTGACCGATAGAAAAGTTGGTGGACCTATGACTGAAATGGGGCTCAAAGCTATTAGAAACAAGGAGTATGAGCAGGGTCTTATCAAATACAAAACTATTACGAATCATGGTAGGACGCTTAAATCCTCTACTTTTTTTATTAAAGATTTAGAGGGTAAGGTCATTGGTTGTCTTTGTATAAATATGGATATTACTGAATTGCTTTTGGTAAAAAATATTATTGATGATATGGCAATCACAGTAGAGCCTCAAATAGAAAGTCCCCAGGCTGATGAAACTTATGGAAGCAATATAAATGACATATTGTACAATGTAGTAGAGCGAGTAATTGCAGAATTTGGAAAACCAATAGCATACCTCAACAAAGAAGAAAAAGTTCAGATTGTAAAGCAATTAGATGAGAAAGGTATGTTTTTGATAAAAGGTGCAGTTGACTATATAGCAGAGATACTATGTGTTTCGAGATATACAATATACAACTATCTAGATGAAATTAGAGACGAAAAATATTAA